The Swingsia samuiensis genome contains the following window.
TTTTTGGTTATCCAGGTGGTGCTGTCCTCCCTATTTATGATGCTTTGTTTAAGCAGGAACGAATACGCCATATCCTTGTTCGGCATGAGCAGGCCGCTGTGCATGCGGCAGAAGCTTATGCGCGCTCGACAGGGAAAACGGGTGTAGTTCTTGTGACATCAGGGCCGGGAGCAACCAATGCTGTTACCGGGTTGGTTGATGCATTGCTGGATTCGATTCCTGTCGTTTGTCTGGCAGGGCAAGTCCCAACGAAGCTGATTGGAAATGATGCTTTTCAGGAGGCTGATACAACGGGCATAACCCGTCCAGCCACAAAGCATAATTATCTTGTGCGTGATGCTGGGTCTTTGGCCCCCATCATTCGAGAAGCTTTTTATGTGGCGCAGTCAGGTCGTCCGGGGCCAGTTCTTGTTGATTTGCCGAAAGACATAACGGTTGGTTCAGCACCATTAACACCAGCTACAGCATCACGCTTAAAATCTTCTCGTTTTAAAGGCAAAGCCTCTTCCGAGGGGATTAAACGTACAATAGAGGCCATGAAATCCGCCAAAAAGCCTTTGTTTTATACAGGCGGTGGAATAATTAACTCAGGTCCTGAAGCATCCACGCTTTTGCGTACTCTTGCACGTAAGACTGGCTTCCCCGTGACATCAACTTTGATGGGGTTAGGGGCTTTTCCATCTCCCGACCCGCAGTTTCTGGGAATGCTAGGGATGCATGGCTCTGTGGAGGCCAATATGGCTACGCATGGGTGTGATTTATTGATCGCTTTAGGAACGCGGTTTGATGATCGCGTAACAGGGCGTGTCGATGCATTTTCTCCTGATTCTTTTAAGGTTCATGCAGACATAGATCCGAGTCAGATCGATAAGATCATTTCAGTGGATGTCCGTTTGGAAGGCGATGTTGGAGAGACACTTTCCGCCTTATTAGAGGCATGGGGGGACACCCCAGCACCAGACCTGACAATGTGGTGGAAGCAAATTGCGTCGTGGCGCAGTGTCGATGGGTTTGGGTTTACCCAAGACATGACGCCTTCGGCTGTTATTCGTCCGCAATACGCTATCAAGCGTCTGTATGAGTTGGTGCAGGAGCGTGGGCGCGATACGTTTGTTTCAACGGAAGTAGGGCAGCATCAGATGTGGGCCGCTCAGCACTTTCAGTTTGATAAGCCGAACCGGTGGCTGACTTCCGGTGGCTTAGGCACAATGGGGTATGGACTGCCTGCTGCCGTAGGGGCGCAGGTCGCTCATCCAGATGCTTTGGTGATTGATATTGCGGGTGAAGCCTCAACATTGATGAATATTCAAGAGTTGGGAACGATCGCGCAATATCGCTTGCCGGTGAAAGTTTTTATTCTGAATAACCACTATATGGGAATGGTGCGGCAGTGGCAGGAGTTGCTGCATGGATCGCGTTATTCTCAGTCCTATAGTGAGGCTTTGCCTGATTTTGTGAAATTGGCTGAAGCCTTCCATGGAACAGGCTTACGCGCAACGACTGTAGGTGAGCTGGATAACGTTATTCATGCGATGTTAGATCATGATGGGCCTGTGATCGCGGATATTTGTGTAGCCGAAAATGAAAATTGCTACCCTATGATTCCATCGGGTGCGGCTCATAATCAAATTCTGCTTGGCCCTGATCAGGATACGGCAGCAGCGGGTTTAACCGAAGAAGGGAAGATGTTGGTCTAATGTCAGAAACAATCCAACAATCAGTAATCTCAATTCTTATTGAGAACGAAAGCGGCGCTTTAGCACGTGTCGTTGGGCTGTTTTCTGGCCGTGGTTATAATATTGAAAGCTTAACGGTTGCTTTGATTGATGCACAACGTGGACTTTCAAGAATAACTATTCTGACATCTGGAACCCCTATGGTTATCCAGCAGATCAAGGCGCAGATTAAGCGTTTGATCCCCGTGCATGCTGTCTGTGGGTTAACCGAAGAGGGGCCTTATGTTGGGCGTGAGCTTGCCTTGGTGAAGATCGTCTCACACGGGGAAGATCGAACTGAAGGGTTGCGTATAGCAGAAGCTTTTAGAGCTCGCCCCATTGACATGACGGTAGAAAGCTTTGTCTTTGAGTTAACAGGATCACCAACCAAGATAGATGCCTTTATTGATTTAATGCGTCCTCTTGGCTTGGCCGAAGTTTCACGAACAGGTATTGCGGCCATTGGGCGTGGACCTAAAACTTTTTATATGAATGAGGAGCCTGTCTAATGCGGGTTTATTATGATCGCGATGCTGATTTAAACCTTATTAAAGGGAAGAAAGTTGCCATTATTGGGTATGGCAGCCAAGGCCATGCACACGCGAATAACTTAAAAGATAGTGGTGTTTCTGACATTGTTATTGGCCTGCGCCCAACATCCACTGCGGTAAAAAAAGCAGAAGCTGCCGGGTTTAAGGTTATGGAACCCGGTGAAGCAGCAGCTTGGGCTGATGTCGTCATGGTTCTAACGCCAGATGAAGGCCAAGGTGCCCTTTACAAAGACTCTTTGGAAAAGAACATGAAAGAAGGCGCTGCTTTGGCGTTTGCTCATGGACTTGCTATTCATTTCCGGATTATTGAAGCACGCCCTGACTTGGATGTGTTCTTGATTGCTCCAAAAGGCCCTGGCCACACAGTTCGTTCTGAATATCAGCGTGGTGGTGGGGTTCCATCGCTTGTTGCTGTTGCGCAGAATGCATCAGGTAAGGCGCTTGATATCGCTCTTTCATACGCTTCTGCCAATGGTGGTGGTCGCGCGGGTATTATTGAGACCACATTTAAAGAAGAAGTCGAGACCGATCTCTTTGGTGAGCAAGCTGTTCTGTGTGGTGGTACAGTTGAGTTGGTTCGTGCAGGCTTTGAGACACTGGTTGAAGCCGGTTATGCTCCAGAGATGGCTTATTTTGAGTGCTTGCACGAGTTAAAGTTGATTGTTGACCTTCTGTATGAAGGCGGCATCTCCAACATGAACTATTCGATTTCCAATACTGCTGAGTATGGGGAATACGTAACGGGGCCTCGTATTATTACGCCAGAAACAAAAGCTGAAATGAAGCGTGTTCTGACGGATATTCAGGATGGTACGTTTGTTCGTAACTTCATTCTGGAGAATCAGTCTGGTGGCGTTGGTTTCAAAGCTATCCGCGCACGCAATGATGCTCATCAGATTGAAAAAACAGGTGAGAAACTGCGTTCAATGATGCCTTGGATTGCCAAGGGTAAGTTGGTTGATAAAACACGCAACTAATGAGTTAATAAGGCTAAATTATTAGCAGAATCAGAAAAAAGCTCTGTTGGTAATTTAGCCTATACGGTGTCACATAACGTATTAGCCTGTAAGTTATGTGACATATTCAAGAAAATCGTAAAAAACTCTTGCATATATCGACCAAGGGTTTTATCAGTCGGCCTTCCTGGCCCAAGGGGGCGTTTTCGCCCAACAGGCTGTCTACTGGTTTGGGGGTACGTGATGAACGCACTTGCTCAACTGGGGATGGTATCGGGACTCCCGAGAGATATCCAGAACAGCGAAGTTCATTCTGTTGAGGATGAACGTAAAGATTATTTCATTGAACGTGATGGCGAGCGTTATGCTGGCAATCATTTGCTGATCGATTTTTGGGATGCCCAAAATCTTGATGATCCGCAGCGTATTGATGAAACACTTCGTGAATCTGCTCTAGCAGCAGGGGCTACTATTCTGCATAGCCACTTTCACCATTTCACACCAAATGGTGGAGTCTCTGGTGTGATCGTTTTGGCTGAAAGCCATATTTCTATTCATACGTGGCCTGAGCGTAATTTTGCAGCGGTTGACGTATTTATGTGTGGCGTGTGTGATCCTAACTTATCGATCCCAGTCATGCAGCGTTTATTTCAAGCCGGTCGCATAGAGGTTGATTCAATGCGTCGTGGTCGTGTGCAAAAGAGAGAAGCAGACGTAGCTTAAATCTTACTTGAATGAGGAGGCTTTCCCTCCTCATTTTTTCTTTAAAATTCGATAAAGGAATTAATGACCATGGCTGAAACATGGCTAAACGAGACTTTGTACCCAAATTGGGGACAGCGTTTTCTCGTTACGCGTGAACTCGCACGTGTAAAGTCAGACTTTCAAGATGTTGTTGTTTTTGAAAGTTCTAGTCATGGTCGGGTTCTCGTTTTGGATGGCGTTATCCAGATAACAGAACGAGATGAATTCGTTTATCAGGAAATGTTAACGCATGTTCCTATGCTTGCTCATCCCCATGCGAAGCGTGTTCTGATTATTGGCGCAGGGGATGGTGGTGTTTTGCGGCGTGTTTTACAGCATGACACCGTAGAAAAAGCCGTCATGGTTGAGATTGACGGTGCTGTTATTGAGCTTTCCAAGAAGCATCTCCCTAATATTGCGGGAGATGCATGGAATGACCCTCGTGCAGAGGTCATTGTTGGTGATGGAATAGATTACGTCGCCAAGGCAAAAGACGCATCGTTTGATGTGATTATCGTTGATAGTACGGACCCAATCGGAGTGGGTGAAGTATTATTTACGGATGAGTTTTATCGTGATTGTGCACGGATTCTGTCAGATGAAGGGATTATCGTTAATCAGTGCGGTGTGCCCTTTATGCAAGCTGATGAATTACGTGAGACAAGTTTGCGTAGAGCAAAGTTTTTCCCACACGTAACAGCTTATGTCGCGGCGGTTCCAACGTATGTTGGTGGCTTTATGACATTGGGTATGGCGTCTAAAGGACAATCTCCTAACGTTCAAACCGTTGAACAAATTCGTGAGCGTGCTGAAAAAGCCAAAATTATTGGAACAACACGGTATTGGACACCAGAGATTCACGTTGGATCTTTTAACCTGCCACCTTATATCAATGAGCAGCTTCCTAGGAAATGACTTTAATAAACCTCTTCCTCTTGAGCAGAGGAAGAGGTTTAGTCGATTCGTTTCAATTAAAGAATTTCTTTTGTAAGAGTACGAACATTTTTTTCAATGACATTATAGTCTTTTAATGCCTGCGCAAACTTCTCAAAATGGGGCATTTTTAAATGAAGATCAAAAGCCTCTTGGTTTTCATAGGACTCAATTAAAATAATAAGATTGGGGTCACTTGTAAGAGAGTTTACTTCAAATGAATAACACCCCGGTTCATCTTGAACTGAACGTTCTTTATCGTAAGCGCATACTTTAAGGAAAGCGGCTCTATATTTCGTTTCGACATAAAATTCAGCGATAACGATAAATGTTCCAGACATAAAATATATTCCTAAATTGATTGCCCTTCCAAGATCAAAAGAAGGGGCCTTATTTTATTCAGGTGACATGATGGCAGGAATTGCATTAAGCTGACAAATGTTAAAAATCGATGACGGGAGAGACCATTCTTCGAGAGTGGCGCCGAAGGAGCAACCG
Protein-coding sequences here:
- the ilvB gene encoding biosynthetic-type acetolactate synthase large subunit, with translation MSKDVLTGAEVLLRVLDELGVEVIFGYPGGAVLPIYDALFKQERIRHILVRHEQAAVHAAEAYARSTGKTGVVLVTSGPGATNAVTGLVDALLDSIPVVCLAGQVPTKLIGNDAFQEADTTGITRPATKHNYLVRDAGSLAPIIREAFYVAQSGRPGPVLVDLPKDITVGSAPLTPATASRLKSSRFKGKASSEGIKRTIEAMKSAKKPLFYTGGGIINSGPEASTLLRTLARKTGFPVTSTLMGLGAFPSPDPQFLGMLGMHGSVEANMATHGCDLLIALGTRFDDRVTGRVDAFSPDSFKVHADIDPSQIDKIISVDVRLEGDVGETLSALLEAWGDTPAPDLTMWWKQIASWRSVDGFGFTQDMTPSAVIRPQYAIKRLYELVQERGRDTFVSTEVGQHQMWAAQHFQFDKPNRWLTSGGLGTMGYGLPAAVGAQVAHPDALVIDIAGEASTLMNIQELGTIAQYRLPVKVFILNNHYMGMVRQWQELLHGSRYSQSYSEALPDFVKLAEAFHGTGLRATTVGELDNVIHAMLDHDGPVIADICVAENENCYPMIPSGAAHNQILLGPDQDTAAAGLTEEGKMLV
- the ilvN gene encoding acetolactate synthase small subunit; amino-acid sequence: MSETIQQSVISILIENESGALARVVGLFSGRGYNIESLTVALIDAQRGLSRITILTSGTPMVIQQIKAQIKRLIPVHAVCGLTEEGPYVGRELALVKIVSHGEDRTEGLRIAEAFRARPIDMTVESFVFELTGSPTKIDAFIDLMRPLGLAEVSRTGIAAIGRGPKTFYMNEEPV
- the ilvC gene encoding ketol-acid reductoisomerase — its product is MRVYYDRDADLNLIKGKKVAIIGYGSQGHAHANNLKDSGVSDIVIGLRPTSTAVKKAEAAGFKVMEPGEAAAWADVVMVLTPDEGQGALYKDSLEKNMKEGAALAFAHGLAIHFRIIEARPDLDVFLIAPKGPGHTVRSEYQRGGGVPSLVAVAQNASGKALDIALSYASANGGGRAGIIETTFKEEVETDLFGEQAVLCGGTVELVRAGFETLVEAGYAPEMAYFECLHELKLIVDLLYEGGISNMNYSISNTAEYGEYVTGPRIITPETKAEMKRVLTDIQDGTFVRNFILENQSGGVGFKAIRARNDAHQIEKTGEKLRSMMPWIAKGKLVDKTRN
- the speD gene encoding adenosylmethionine decarboxylase, with the protein product MNALAQLGMVSGLPRDIQNSEVHSVEDERKDYFIERDGERYAGNHLLIDFWDAQNLDDPQRIDETLRESALAAGATILHSHFHHFTPNGGVSGVIVLAESHISIHTWPERNFAAVDVFMCGVCDPNLSIPVMQRLFQAGRIEVDSMRRGRVQKREADVA
- the speE gene encoding polyamine aminopropyltransferase; its protein translation is MAETWLNETLYPNWGQRFLVTRELARVKSDFQDVVVFESSSHGRVLVLDGVIQITERDEFVYQEMLTHVPMLAHPHAKRVLIIGAGDGGVLRRVLQHDTVEKAVMVEIDGAVIELSKKHLPNIAGDAWNDPRAEVIVGDGIDYVAKAKDASFDVIIVDSTDPIGVGEVLFTDEFYRDCARILSDEGIIVNQCGVPFMQADELRETSLRRAKFFPHVTAYVAAVPTYVGGFMTLGMASKGQSPNVQTVEQIRERAEKAKIIGTTRYWTPEIHVGSFNLPPYINEQLPRK
- a CDS encoding putative quinol monooxygenase, producing MSGTFIVIAEFYVETKYRAAFLKVCAYDKERSVQDEPGCYSFEVNSLTSDPNLIILIESYENQEAFDLHLKMPHFEKFAQALKDYNVIEKNVRTLTKEIL